CGGCTCACCAGCAACCCGCGCACCGTGCGGACGGCGACCCACGTCGGGCGCAGCGGCACCCCCTCGCCGCGGTCGCGGGCCCGCTGCAGCAGCAGGGCCAGGCCCTCGTCGACGACCCGGTCCGCGCCGCGCAGCAGCTCCTCGTGCGCCCGGGCCGAGGGGTCGGCGGGCAGCGCGCGGAGCTCGGCCGCGTCCGGCGCGGAGGACCACACCCGGGCCAGCTCGTGCAGGTCGGCGGCCAGCGACCCACCGTCGGCGGGCAGCACGAACGGGGCGATCGCGCCCACCGGCAGCGGGCGCACGGACGCGGTCACCGACGCCGCCGGTCGGGGAGGGGGCTCATCGGGGGCACGGCACGCTCCTCGGGGTCGGTACCGGGGAGCGACGCCCCCGTGTCGGTACTGAAAGTATCGGAACGACTACGGACAGACGACTCGACGGTCCCTGCGTGTCGCCCGTCACTCCACGGGCGCGATCCTCAGCACCGCCGGCCCGAGCCTCAGCACCCCGTCGGACAACGGTCGGCACCGCACCCCACCCCGCCCCCGCATCCCGCGGTGGGCCCCCGGCGCCAGCACGACGTCCATCCACCGGCACGGGTTCGCCGCCCGGCCACCGAGCAGCCGCACCTCCCCCGCACCGCAGTCCAGCGCGAACTCCCGCCCGCGGAGCGCCTCGACGTCCGCCCCGCGCAGCACCACGTTCCGGCGGGCGAGCAGCGGGTCGAACGGCGGCACCCCGAGCTCGGCGGCCAGCGCCTCCAACGACTCCACGTCGAGCACGGTCA
This sequence is a window from Geodermatophilaceae bacterium NBWT11. Protein-coding genes within it:
- a CDS encoding molybdenum cofactor biosysynthesis protein, whose product is MASAAHRYDGRPGTTTPAQEADRRAELEVRGGFGVVGDRYAGKPAHRDAAVTVLDVESLEALAAELGVPPFDPLLARRNVVLRGADVEALRGREFALDCGAGEVRLLGGRAANPCRWMDVVLAPGAHRGMRGRGGVRCRPLSDGVLRLGPAVLRIAPVE